In Deferrivibrio essentukiensis, the genomic stretch ATCGATATTGTATATGACTCCATTAGAATCTACATAGTGTGCACTCGATAGTGAATCAAGGGATAAAATAAGGCTATTGTTTTTTAAGTTTGATGTAAGCCTAAAAAATGATGTAAGCTGCCGCGGGGAATTTATAGGTTGTATGACTTCACAAAATACCGAACCTAATTCAAATGAGTAATAATTGACGATATCAAGAAGATTTTTTCCCTCAAAATGTGGTTTTTCAAGAACAAAAATAATCCTTTCAAAATCTGGAACTTTTATGTTTTCATAAATAAAGTCAGAAACGGTATTGTCATCAATTAAGTTTACTAAAGTTTCAGAGGTTTTAACTGTGCCCGAGTGAGAAATATTGTCTATTCCACTTGAAAAAAAGTAATATTTAATTCCCGTATTAAACTGAATTAGAATAAGACCGTCACTAATTGAATGCTCTTCTTTAATTATAGGAGGACTTTTTTTCTCTATTTCACCTGTAGATGATTGAGTATTGTTTGTACTCTCCTCATCAGCTGAGTCAGTGGTATTTACATTGTCAGACTCGATTTGTTTATCTTTGGTAACCTGTTTTTCAGATTTTTTGACACCCACTATTTCAGGGTTATAGTTTTCCCTTATAATCCATTCTTCCGTGTCTACAATGATATCTTGCTTAATTGTGTATTCGCAGGCGAGCCTGTATCCTGCATCTAAGTTAACAAGAGCAATCATCAAGCGGTCTTTTTTTGTAGGTTTGTTTATTTCCTTACCGTCGACAGATGTAATTTTTACTTTACATTTACCACATTGACCATCGCCGGAGCATAGAGATTGTATAGGTATATTATTGTCTTTTAATACCTGAAAAAGCTTTGAACCAGATTTTGCTTCTAC encodes the following:
- a CDS encoding 2Fe-2S iron-sulfur cluster-binding protein; the protein is MFFSKKYKVIVKNKNITVEAKSGSKLFQVLKDNNIPIQSLCSGDGQCGKCKVKITSVDGKEINKPTKKDRLMIALVNLDAGYRLACEYTIKQDIIVDTEEWIIRENYNPEIVGVKKSEKQVTKDKQIESDNVNTTDSADEESTNNTQSSTGEIEKKSPPIIKEEHSISDGLILIQFNTGIKYYFFSSGIDNISHSGTVKTSETLVNLIDDNTVSDFIYENIKVPDFERIIFVLEKPHFEGKNLLDIVNYYSFELGSVFCEVIQPINSPRQLTSFFRLTSNLKNNSLILSLDSLSSAHYVDSNGVIYNIDLRYITDEYGFEDLFFLEGKNPILEVSEDFGNLKIKEPLVDPDSLTITAKLQALRNMLLYGIINNDFSFNERQSLMDKIPIEILVKISQIDDKKIFYIYRKKGVSLYIDEDFIEKIKYLKVILNSLFEYIETNYGKIQNISINSFINFENLINNLLDINIIPKKYSKKVSFFTGDPTVLAAKFFSMPTIENYTQNKIKETLQIKLHNDNSFSEIFNRNLKTL